In Trueperella pecoris, the DNA window GTGGAAGAAACCATTGAGGGCCCGGCAGTAGTCCTTGTCTCAGGAGGAACTGTACTCGAGGGGGAAACCATACAAGGTGACCCCTTGACACTTGACCAGGCGGGCCTGCGTGTGACTGGCGCGGAAAGCTCACAGGCGAAGTCAGTCAACCTTGGTGGAGCGAAGAAGATCGTCGCCGTGGGACGCGGGTTCAAAAACGAAGATGACCTGAAGATCGCATTTAACCTGGCAGAAAAGATCGGTGCCGAAGTGGCCTGTTCACGCCCAATTGCCGAAGGTAATAACTGGTTAGGACGCGACCGTTACGTGGGCGTATCCGGCCAGCACGTGACCCCCGAACTCTACATCGCCGCCGGTATCTCAGGCCAGATCCAGCACACCGCAGGAATGAACGAGGCCAAGGCCGTCGTCGTCATAAACTCGGACAAGAATGCGCCCTACTTTGAGCAGGCGGACTACGGAATCGTCGGCGATCTGTATACCGTGCTTCCAGCTCTCACCGAGGCCGTGTGACGATGGGCGAAGTTGATTTCGACGTCATCGTCGTTGGAGGGGGTATCGCAGGCAGTGTATGCGCATACCTCCTAGCGAAAGACGGCCACGAGGTGCTACTCATCGAACGAGGTATTGAACCTGGCTCGAAGAATCTATCTGGTGGCGTGTTCTACTGCCGCATCATGCAGGAAATCTTTGACAATTTCATCGATGAGGCCCCAATCGAGCGTGTGATTACAAGGAATTGTCTTAGCTTCCTCAACAAGGATAATTTCGTCAACGTCGACTACTGGGATAGCC includes these proteins:
- a CDS encoding electron transfer flavoprotein subunit alpha/FixB family protein, with the translated sequence MTTIIALDSNISTLIAWGNELPGDTTIISVGSPELPVAHVDIALAEDTPAESFAPALAKYVDASGFVLLPATPTGRVIAGAIAAVKGLPLVTGTKGVFDGGIVAARFGGIVEETIEGPAVVLVSGGTVLEGETIQGDPLTLDQAGLRVTGAESSQAKSVNLGGAKKIVAVGRGFKNEDDLKIAFNLAEKIGAEVACSRPIAEGNNWLGRDRYVGVSGQHVTPELYIAAGISGQIQHTAGMNEAKAVVVINSDKNAPYFEQADYGIVGDLYTVLPALTEAV